TCTCTAGTCGGGCAAACTCTTTGCCCAGACACTCCCGAATGCCGCCACCAAAGGGAACATAACCATATCTCTGCTGCTCCGTACTCTGTTGGGCTAAATGTTCAGGGCTAAACCGTTCAGGATCGAATTTTTTAGGATTCGAATAGAGAGTTTGATCTTGGTGAGTACTCGCAATAGAACATTGAACGGACCAGCCTTGGGGAATTTGGTATCCACCCATTTCACAAGTTTGGAGAACCGTACGAAAGACCCCTCCCACAGGTGGGATGAGTCGCATCACCTCCGTCAATACCTGTTCTAAATAGGTCATTTGTTTCAGGTCTTCTAAGGTCAGGGCTTGGTTGGAATCCCATTGCTGCTGTTCCTGGCGGAGGTGAGCTGTAATCTCTGGATGCTGGGCTGTTAGAAGACAGAAAGAGGTAATGGCTGACGTTAATGTTTCATGCCCAGCAAATAGCATTAGGAGAATTTGATCCTGGAGCTCAGCCTGTCTCAGGCCTTGCCCCTGCTCATCCCGGGCTTGAAGCAGCAATCCTAATGTGTCATTGCCAGGATCTGCTATTGACTGACGAGCTTGGATTGTCTGTGCCAACTCTTGTAATAGCAAGTCACGACAGCGTTGGGCTTTCCCAAATCTTGTCCAGGGTAACGAAATAGGCAAAGAGAATAACCCTCCACACCAAGTTTCAAAGTGTTTCCCTAATGAAGTTTGAGACCCATTATCTTGCCCTATAAATAACTTACAGGCCACATCTAATGTGAAGCTACGCAGTTCCGGATACCAGGTTAGCGTTTCCGCTTGCTGCCATTTCTGTGTATATTGCTTGGCAATATCACCCATGGTCTCAACATAGGTAGACAAGGTTCGAGGCTTAAACGCTTGGGCTAACAGTTTACGACGGTCGCGATGTAGACCTCCTGTTTGCAGTGCTAAGGACAACGGACCGAGTAACGCTTTTGTCGAAGCTGGCCAACTATTTTCAAAAATTTTGCTCTCGTTTCCCAGCACAACCTGATTCGCTTCTACCCCATGAATCATCACAGTTGGGCGTCCCAACACATGGGTTTTGAATATAGCGCCGTGAAGCTGCCGTCGTTTCGCTGCGAAATCAGGATCTTGAAAAAATTGCAACGACTCGCCAATTACAGGTAAGCCAAAACTGCCAGGGGGGAGCGGAAGAGAGTTGGGTATATTAGAAACTGCCATAGGGTTAGATGCAATTAGAACAATGAGGAAAGAAGTGATCAACACACGTAACGAATGTTCAACACTATGATCTACCGTATATTTAGTAGCCTTACTCTTGCATAAAGGATAGATTTGCTGAAAAGATATCTACACTGCCCAAAGTGAATATCTTTGCCAGGGAGAGAAATGTCTCAAAGACAAGGTTTCTGGTTATACAAAAACGATAATGTTGAACCTCATCAATCAGCAAACAAGTGAGCATATCTCGGTTTAGCTAAATAGCTGACTGCAATTGCGGGCATCCTAAGCAATAGTGTTGTTATCCATGTTGCCCTCTTATTTGTGAGTATTTCTGAGCCCCTATCGATTTTAGAAAATCCTGATGTGTCCATCGCATTAGGGAAGCTAATTATTGCGCTCTCACTAACAACATCAGAAACGGAAGTTTACGCGACAGTCGCATCCTATTTGCCCGAGCTTCTCCCTGCTGTTCGAAGCAGCATTGCTTTACTGGCTGATGAGGGTAAAAACTTAGAAATATTTGCGCTCAATGGCACGGAAGGAGTAATCCCCTTAGGCAAAAAAGTACCTTGCGAAGGGACGGGGTTTGGTTTAGCTGTCCGCACCCGTCAACCCCAATTTCATTGGGCTAATCCTCAAAGCCCACTTTTAGACATTGCTCAATTATCACAAAACGGAATCGCTTCTTTTGCCTGTGTCCCTCTGATCGTTCATGATCAAGCGATCGGCACGATTGGTGCAGCCTTCTCAGATCCAACTTTAACGAGTGACCAGATTCTAAATCTATTCACTCAGATCTCTTCTTTAATTTCTACCCATTTAGAGCGGCAAATGCTGCTGAAGCAAACTCAAGTAGCGATGGAAGGGTATCGGTCTCAAGCTGAGCAGCTGCAAGTTCTAAATGAGATTGCCCGCAAGCTATCTGCAGCCATTTCTGATGAGGAAGTCTTTGATGCGATCGCAAAGGCAATCAAGCAAATTATCCCCGTTGAACGCGTCAGCTATGCCATTCCAACCCCAGAATTAAAGGGATTTCGAATTTTTCGATTTACTGGAGATGCTTATTTACCCACGGATATGGTGTTGCCCAAAGAGAAATCAGGCTTGGGGTTTATTTATGATCTGGGCCAACCCTATTTCTTTGCTGAGTTGAGTCAAAGCGATTTTAGCGAACATGCCATGCTCATGGAGGCAGGATTGCGCTGTGGTTGGAGTGTGCCCGTCAACGTCGTTGGTGAGATTACGGGTATTCTTAACGCGGCCTCTTCCAAACAGATCAAAGATGGCAATCAATTATTGTCAATCTTAACGACCTTGGCAGAATTAATGGGCTCAACCTTTGAGCGCATTCGCTTACAAGATCAAGCCGCCACCGTTCTTCGAGATAGTGAAGAGCAAGTGCGTACCTTTATCGATGGTAGTCCCCTATTGCTGCTGGCCCTTGATGCCAAAGGCATGATCCACCATGTCAGCCATTTTGGGGCCAGTCAACTGGGATATTTAGTAGATCATCTGATCGGTTCCCCGTTTAGTAGCCTCCACCCGGATGACCAGGCTGAACAGATTCAGGCCTACTTACAAACCTTATCCAACCTAGATATTGGCGAGATTCATAGTCGAGAAGCTCAAATGCTGCAAGGGGATGGCACCTTTATTTGGGCTCGTCAAAATGCCCATAGGGTTCATGATCATCAAGGAATTCCCCAACTTTTGCTGGCCTGTGAAGATATTTCTAAGGTGCGTTCCCTCACGGATCAGCTTCACTTTATGGCCCATCATGATGCCTTGACCACTCTCCCCAATCACACCTTATTTCGCCATACTCTAGAAGCCTTAATTGCCAAAACGGCGGATCAACCCACGCCATTTGCCATGCTTTTCATCGATCTAGATGGATTTAAAAAGGTAAATGACAGCTTGAGTCATGCAATTGGGAATGAACTACTCTGTCAGGTGGCTCAACGGCTCCAGGCGGTTGTGACCTCATTAGATACAGTGGCTCGTCTCGGAGGAGATGAATTTGTCGTTTTACTTCCTCAGGCCGTATCACCCGATGAGGCTGCCAAAACGGCTCAAGCCATTCTCACGCAATTACGAACCCCTTTTCAAGTTCAAAACCACGACATCTTTATTGGTGCCAGTATTGGCATTAGCCTCTATCCCGATCAAGGAAAAACCTCCAGTGAGTTGATGAAGCAGGCTGATCTGGCCATGTACCGAGCAAAAGCTCAAGGGCGCAATAATTATCAGTTCTACAGTGCTCAGCTGTCTGCAACCTTGCAGCGCAAGCTAGCCATTGAGCGTGCTTTGAGGACCGCAATTGAGAATGATGAACTGCACCTAGTCTTTCAACCCCAGGTTGGACCTGCTGGGCAAATTTTGGGTTTAGAAGCGTTAGTTAGGTGGCATCATCCTACTTTGGGCATTGTTCCTCCCTCGACCTTTATTCCCATAGCCGAAGAAAGTCATCTCATTGCTGCATTGACCGATTGGGTCCTGAAACATAGTCTAGCCACCCTGGTTCCCCTTCGCAGTGCCTACCCTCATCTGTATGTTGCGGTTAATATCTCTGCCCAAGAATTTTTAGCGCCTTGTACGTTAGTCAATCGAGTGAGGAGGGTCTTAGCGGCTCACAAACTACCCGGCTCAGCTTTAGAACTAGAAATTACGGAAAGTGTGTTTCTACATCCGGGAGAAGGTCCGAGTCAATTGCTGACCGCTCTAAAAAATGAGGGGGTTCGAATTGCCATCGATGATTTTGGAACCGGTTTTTCATCCTTGGCTTATTTATTGAATTTGCCCTTCGATACTCTCAAGATTGATCGCACTTTTGTGAACGATATCGACATTGATTCTACGAAGGAAGGGATCATGAAAGGCATTCTAACGATTGCCAACAGTTTAAGGGTAACCTGTGTTGCTGAAGGGATTGAGTCTCTATCTCAGTTGAAGTGTCTGCAAAAATTAGGATGCTCTCACTATCAAGGATATTACTTTCAAGCTGCTACTGCTATCGATCAGCTTCGGCCTTTGATGGATAAAAAATTTCGAGTCTAATACTGAGGCAATCCTAAATTTATTCCCAAAGTTTCATAAACTAATCAAGTTTATGGAAAATCGGGATGTACAAATAAATGATACTCGTTTAAATCCGTTCCATAATTCGTTGGCTTAGTAATCAGCAATACATGACTATTCAAGTCTATGGCATCCCCACTTGCGGCACTTGCAAGAAAGCGTTGAAATGGCTGCAAGAGAATCATCTAGATTTTGAGTTCATCAATACGAAGAAAGAACCTCCCAGTATTCAACAGATTTCTGCTTGGGTCGATACGTTTGGCTCTAAGCCCATGCGGAACACGTCGGGTGGAGCTTATCGAGCTTTAGGCGAACAGAAGAAAACTTGGAGCGAAGACCAATGGATTGCTGCATTTGCTGAAGATGCCATGCTGCTCAAGCGCCCCTTGATCCTTAAAGATGGTGCCCCTGTCTTAGTCGGGTTTCGGGCTTCCGATGAAGTTCTCCAGGAGCGCTTGAGTCTCTGAATTTAGGGGGGTGTCAAGAGGGTGTCAAGATGACGGCAATGACGATGGCTGCGAGGGAAACCACGATGGCAGCCTGCAAGATGCCAGATGCTAAATTTCCTTTGCGAATTTCGGCGCGGTGATCAATCGGGTCCAAAATGTCATAGAGCCTTAGACCGACATAGAACAGTACGACACTTAAAAAGGTCCAACCAATGGATTCGAGGACTCGAATAAGAAGAGGCATGCGTACACAATTAACTTAGATCATCCCTATCAAATCATGCTGGCTGGGACCAGACAACCTCTCTTAGATATGAATATTAGGGAGATGGGCTAGAATCCCACTTTTCGTTTTTTGGGGAAATTAAAGTCAACCCTCCGGCCCTTTACTCTGGAGGAGTTAACGAGAGGATCTGGTGCTGGATGAATGGGAACGGCAGCGATCGCAATGGCCGCATCGAAAGTGATCCGCCTCTGTGTGAAAACCAAACTGCTGCAAAATGAATTGCCAACGGCATTGGTGGGTATAGAGGTAATCTGCAATATCTAGCTGAGTGGGAATGGGTGGAGGTTTAAACCCTTGAGGAGAAAGAATCCGAAAGTGAAATGGATCCTCCCATACTAGATTTCCGGATTGATGAAGGAGTGCTAGGACGAGGTCTGCTTCTGGGAAGGTTTTTTTGACGGTGTCAACATGACCTTGCTGGGGAAGATTATGAAACAGGCGTTGAGCAGATTCTTGTTGCCCCCGCAATTGTTTGAGAAAATATTGTCGCATTTGCCGATCCTGAGGATCTAGCCAACCGGTGGGTTCACTGGCTAGAAGTAGGGTTTGCGATCGCAAGTTGTCTCGTCCAGCCCGACCAATCTCTTGCAAATAAGCACTCAAACTCAAGGGTGGTTGATAGTGGGCGATCCATCGCACGTCTGGCTTATCAATCCCCATGCCAAAAGCACTCGTACAAATCACAAAGGGCAGCTCCCCCCGAAGCCACTGAGCTTCGAGGCGGCGGCGTTCAGCAGCACTGAGGCCAGCATGGTAGGCCACGGTGGGCTGATGATGTTGACACAACCAGGTTGCCAAGAACTCACACAATCGTCGGCTAGACGTATACACCAGTCCTGATGACTGGGCCTGACGGCCAATAAATTTCAAAAGCTGTTGTCGACGGCAGGCGGTTGTCCAGGCCACCTCAACCGTCAAATCTAAATTGTGCCGATAGGGACTGCAGCTCAAGACCTGAGGCTGATGCAGTTGAAGCACAGTCTGAATTGCGGCTTGCGTTGCGGGTTTAGCAGTCGCCGTATAGGCTGCCACGGTAATGGGTGAGGCAGCGTTCGTTGGCAAAAGAGCCTCCCGAATTGCGCCCAAGCGACGATAGACTGGGCGAAAACTGCTCCCCCATTGCTCAATGCAGTGGGCTTCATCCACGATTAAGCATTGAATCTGCAAGTGAGGATCACATAACCGCTGCCAAATCGGTGGGCTCAACAACGATTCGGGAGATAGATATAATAGGCGTAATTGCTGCTGTTCTATTTGTCGCAATGTCTGCCGTCGCTTCTGAGAAGAGAGTTGGCTGTGGATCATCCCAGCCGGTAGCTCCTTTGCCTGGAGTGCTTGCACCTGATTTTCCATCAGGGCAATCAAAGGGGAGATCACAATCGTGAGGCCAGGCTGTAATAGGGCTGGCAGTTGAAAGCAGACTGATTTACCAGAGCCAGTTGGCAGCATCACCAAAGCATCTTGGTGTCTCAGTAAGCAGGTGACGGCCTCTCCTTGTAAAGGGCGAAACTGATTGTATCCCCAGAACTTCTGTAGTCCAGCAGCCGCTCTATTCCAAGCTAGAGAATGGTCAAGCATCGCCTTCAGGAAACATTCTTAGAAGTAACAAAGTCCAAGAAGCTAATGTCATTCCGAATGAAAGCCTGATTAACCGGATCTAAATCTATCTCAAGGGCCACTCTTTCATTCCCCACCTGAACCATTCTGTTCCCTCAAGTCACTGCTATCCCATAGTCCTTTAGTCACCGTTCGATATGCCAGCGAAATTTTCAGTCCAAAGGTCCGCGACCTATCTATCTTTAGTATTAGTCGGTTCCTTAGGTACACTCCTGGGAACACAGGTTTTTCCAAGCAACAGCCTTCTACCCCAACCAAGCGTAGCTCAATTGCCCAAGCCGTTACCGGGGCAAACCGATACTAACTTTATCGCTCGTGCGGTTGAAAAAGTGGGTCCAGCTGTTGTGCGGATTGACTCTGCTCGAACCGTGAGTCGTCGTCGCTCTAAACTATTTGACGATCCCTTTTTCCGTGAGTTCTTTGGACGAGACGTTCCTCGGCAACCCCGTACTCGGGTGCAAAGGGGAACAGGGTCTGGATTCATTATCAGTGATGATGGCTTGGTCCTCACCAATGCCCACGTGGTGAATGGGGCTGATAAAGTCACGGTTGTCCTCAAAGATGGTCGTAGTTTTGAAGGCACCGTCATGGGAGAAGATTCCTTGACGGATGTTGCCGTCATTAAAATTAAAGCCAAAAATCTACCAGCGGTAAAAATGGGCAAGTCAGATGACCTGCAGCCCGGTGAATGGGCGATCGCCATTGGTAATCCTCTCGGTCTGGATAATACTGTAACTGCAGGTATTATCAGCGCCACAGGACGAACCAGTAATGATGTGGGCGTTCCGGATAAGCGGGTGGGCTTTATTCAAACAGATGCTGCCATTAATCCGGGTAATTCTGGGGGTCCCTTACTCAACCAGGCCGGGGAAGTCATTGGTATGAATACCGCCATTATTGGGGGTGCTCAAGGGTTAGGATTTGCCATTCCGATCAAAACAGCTCAGCGGATTGCCGAACAACTGATTGCTAAAGGCAAAGTCGATCATCCCTTTCTAGGGATTCGGATGGCAGGCTTGACCCCTGAACTGAAAGAGCGCATCAACAGTAGTCCTGACGTAGATTTTCAGGTCAAAAATGATAAAGGGGTTTTAATTTTCGAAGTCATTCCCAAATCTCCTGCAGCAACGGCTGGATTACGCCCCGGAGATATCATTCGTGAAATTGATGGTCAAGCTATCAGTAAAGCCAGTCAAGTGCAGCAGAAGGTTGATGCCACCTCCTTGGGTAATTCTTTGAAATTAGGGATTACACGCAATGGAAAGGAACAAACTATTGCGGTTAAACCTGGACCTCTGCCGGCTCAATTAAGTAAGAATAACTAAGGGTATTCAGGGCAAGCGGTCTAAGGCTTAGGGCAAGGGGCAAGATTTAGCCAATGGTGGTGAAGCTATTTATAGCCACTGCCACTGGCTAAACCTTGCCCCTTGCCCACATTTTTGCCCTTTTTCATCCCAGACATCCCATATTTCCGCATTGCTGATTCTAAATCGGCGGCCTGTGGTGGAGATCCGAATCCCTTGATAGTTTTGAATATAGTGCTGCTGGGCTGCTTGATTGAGGAGCTGTGCTCTACCTTGGCGTTCAACTGGCTCTGCGGTCAAGCGAGAAGGCATGCAGATGAGTTCAGGCCAGGTTATTTCCCAGAGGTCAAGGGCTGACTGGTTACCGTAATTGAGAACTGGGTCAGCTTGAATACCATGGGAGAGCAATACAAAAGGGGCATGAAATAAATTATGGGCGATCTGGGCTGGTGATGGGGCGTCAACAAGCTGTTCTCCGGTCCATTGCTGATAACTCTTCATTAACCTCAAACTATGACGAATTATGTCAGCTTCCAGCCAGGGGAAAGACGCCAAATTCATAACTAATCAACTTTTTGCATGTAATAACGATATTTTGCCTTTCTCTGGAGTGCTGTAAGGCTGGGAGGATCGAGTAGGCTAGTTTTGGCGGCCCATACTCTATTTCGACCAAAGCCAACGTTGATGCTCATTGCTACCTCCCTCATACAGGAGCTTCTGGAGGCACAGCCCCAGCTTAGACCG
The Acaryochloris marina S15 genome window above contains:
- a CDS encoding HhoA/HhoB/HtrA family serine endopeptidase translates to MPAKFSVQRSATYLSLVLVGSLGTLLGTQVFPSNSLLPQPSVAQLPKPLPGQTDTNFIARAVEKVGPAVVRIDSARTVSRRRSKLFDDPFFREFFGRDVPRQPRTRVQRGTGSGFIISDDGLVLTNAHVVNGADKVTVVLKDGRSFEGTVMGEDSLTDVAVIKIKAKNLPAVKMGKSDDLQPGEWAIAIGNPLGLDNTVTAGIISATGRTSNDVGVPDKRVGFIQTDAAINPGNSGGPLLNQAGEVIGMNTAIIGGAQGLGFAIPIKTAQRIAEQLIAKGKVDHPFLGIRMAGLTPELKERINSSPDVDFQVKNDKGVLIFEVIPKSPAATAGLRPGDIIREIDGQAISKASQVQQKVDATSLGNSLKLGITRNGKEQTIAVKPGPLPAQLSKNN
- a CDS encoding Spx/MgsR family RNA polymerase-binding regulatory protein — its product is MTIQVYGIPTCGTCKKALKWLQENHLDFEFINTKKEPPSIQQISAWVDTFGSKPMRNTSGGAYRALGEQKKTWSEDQWIAAFAEDAMLLKRPLILKDGAPVLVGFRASDEVLQERLSL
- a CDS encoding EAL domain-containing protein, with protein sequence MSISEPLSILENPDVSIALGKLIIALSLTTSETEVYATVASYLPELLPAVRSSIALLADEGKNLEIFALNGTEGVIPLGKKVPCEGTGFGLAVRTRQPQFHWANPQSPLLDIAQLSQNGIASFACVPLIVHDQAIGTIGAAFSDPTLTSDQILNLFTQISSLISTHLERQMLLKQTQVAMEGYRSQAEQLQVLNEIARKLSAAISDEEVFDAIAKAIKQIIPVERVSYAIPTPELKGFRIFRFTGDAYLPTDMVLPKEKSGLGFIYDLGQPYFFAELSQSDFSEHAMLMEAGLRCGWSVPVNVVGEITGILNAASSKQIKDGNQLLSILTTLAELMGSTFERIRLQDQAATVLRDSEEQVRTFIDGSPLLLLALDAKGMIHHVSHFGASQLGYLVDHLIGSPFSSLHPDDQAEQIQAYLQTLSNLDIGEIHSREAQMLQGDGTFIWARQNAHRVHDHQGIPQLLLACEDISKVRSLTDQLHFMAHHDALTTLPNHTLFRHTLEALIAKTADQPTPFAMLFIDLDGFKKVNDSLSHAIGNELLCQVAQRLQAVVTSLDTVARLGGDEFVVLLPQAVSPDEAAKTAQAILTQLRTPFQVQNHDIFIGASIGISLYPDQGKTSSELMKQADLAMYRAKAQGRNNYQFYSAQLSATLQRKLAIERALRTAIENDELHLVFQPQVGPAGQILGLEALVRWHHPTLGIVPPSTFIPIAEESHLIAALTDWVLKHSLATLVPLRSAYPHLYVAVNISAQEFLAPCTLVNRVRRVLAAHKLPGSALELEITESVFLHPGEGPSQLLTALKNEGVRIAIDDFGTGFSSLAYLLNLPFDTLKIDRTFVNDIDIDSTKEGIMKGILTIANSLRVTCVAEGIESLSQLKCLQKLGCSHYQGYYFQAATAIDQLRPLMDKKFRV
- a CDS encoding DUF350 domain-containing protein codes for the protein MPLLIRVLESIGWTFLSVVLFYVGLRLYDILDPIDHRAEIRKGNLASGILQAAIVVSLAAIVIAVILTPS
- a CDS encoding ATP-dependent DNA helicase RecQ; translated protein: MLDHSLAWNRAAAGLQKFWGYNQFRPLQGEAVTCLLRHQDALVMLPTGSGKSVCFQLPALLQPGLTIVISPLIALMENQVQALQAKELPAGMIHSQLSSQKRRQTLRQIEQQQLRLLYLSPESLLSPPIWQRLCDPHLQIQCLIVDEAHCIEQWGSSFRPVYRRLGAIREALLPTNAASPITVAAYTATAKPATQAAIQTVLQLHQPQVLSCSPYRHNLDLTVEVAWTTACRRQQLLKFIGRQAQSSGLVYTSSRRLCEFLATWLCQHHQPTVAYHAGLSAAERRRLEAQWLRGELPFVICTSAFGMGIDKPDVRWIAHYQPPLSLSAYLQEIGRAGRDNLRSQTLLLASEPTGWLDPQDRQMRQYFLKQLRGQQESAQRLFHNLPQQGHVDTVKKTFPEADLVLALLHQSGNLVWEDPFHFRILSPQGFKPPPIPTQLDIADYLYTHQCRWQFILQQFGFHTEADHFRCGHCDRCRSHSSSTRSSR
- a CDS encoding cytochrome P450 gives rise to the protein MAVSNIPNSLPLPPGSFGLPVIGESLQFFQDPDFAAKRRQLHGAIFKTHVLGRPTVMIHGVEANQVVLGNESKIFENSWPASTKALLGPLSLALQTGGLHRDRRKLLAQAFKPRTLSTYVETMGDIAKQYTQKWQQAETLTWYPELRSFTLDVACKLFIGQDNGSQTSLGKHFETWCGGLFSLPISLPWTRFGKAQRCRDLLLQELAQTIQARQSIADPGNDTLGLLLQARDEQGQGLRQAELQDQILLMLFAGHETLTSAITSFCLLTAQHPEITAHLRQEQQQWDSNQALTLEDLKQMTYLEQVLTEVMRLIPPVGGVFRTVLQTCEMGGYQIPQGWSVQCSIASTHQDQTLYSNPKKFDPERFSPEHLAQQSTEQQRYGYVPFGGGIRECLGKEFARLEMKIFAAHLLRNYDWQLLPDQDLDLIVVPSPRPRDGLKVIFTAFSD
- a CDS encoding MEKHLA domain-containing protein, translating into MNLASFPWLEADIIRHSLRLMKSYQQWTGEQLVDAPSPAQIAHNLFHAPFVLLSHGIQADPVLNYGNQSALDLWEITWPELICMPSRLTAEPVERQGRAQLLNQAAQQHYIQNYQGIRISTTGRRFRISNAEIWDVWDEKGQKCGQGARFSQWQWL